One genomic region from Sphingobacterium multivorum encodes:
- a CDS encoding zinc-binding metallopeptidase produces MNIFKNLLYAGVLLSLLASCRKEDKLDPNSVFIDSKLSQNDLDKYIYENITKPYNIDVLYKYVDKESDMNYNLVPATYDASIRMTRLIQYLGLEPYDDLTGSKQFIRSYFPKLLNYIGSVSVMNNGTVVLGTAENGTKMSLYNLLNLDEESGSDIDYLNYYYFKTIHHEFQHILNQTKPFPSDFNSITGTSYVGDDWSQTYSESRIGLAVADGFISPYASKEAVEDYAELYSYYVTRSQDELNAILTAPGSTAAGRALVQKKLNIVKTYMKDKWGIDMDLLRKNILNRTAKLGDFDQTKIK; encoded by the coding sequence ATGAACATTTTTAAAAATCTATTATATGCAGGGGTACTGCTTTCTTTACTTGCTTCATGTAGAAAGGAAGATAAGCTGGATCCAAACAGTGTTTTCATCGATTCGAAGTTATCACAGAATGACTTAGATAAATATATCTATGAAAATATTACGAAACCTTACAACATAGATGTGTTATATAAATACGTGGACAAGGAATCGGATATGAATTATAATCTGGTACCAGCTACCTATGATGCATCGATTCGAATGACTCGGTTAATCCAATATTTAGGGTTGGAACCCTATGACGATTTAACAGGGAGCAAACAATTCATTCGAAGTTATTTCCCGAAGTTACTGAATTATATAGGATCTGTTTCTGTTATGAACAACGGTACAGTTGTATTAGGTACTGCTGAAAATGGTACAAAGATGTCTTTATATAATTTGTTAAATCTGGACGAAGAAAGCGGAAGCGACATAGATTATTTAAATTATTATTATTTCAAAACAATACATCACGAATTTCAACATATTTTGAATCAGACAAAGCCATTTCCTTCTGATTTTAATAGTATAACTGGAACTTCCTATGTTGGGGATGATTGGAGTCAGACGTATTCGGAATCGAGGATAGGTTTGGCTGTGGCTGATGGTTTTATTTCGCCATACGCGTCAAAAGAAGCCGTGGAAGATTATGCCGAACTTTATTCTTATTACGTGACCCGGAGTCAGGATGAATTAAACGCGATATTGACAGCACCAGGATCGACGGCTGCAGGCAGGGCACTGGTGCAGAAAAAACTCAATATCGTAAAAACTTATATGAAGGATAAATGGGGAATTGATATGGATTTACTTCGGAAAAACATCCTCAATAGGACAGCGAAATTAGGTGATTTTGATCAAACGAAAATCAAATAA